In Vibrio sp. STUT-A11, a genomic segment contains:
- the fusA gene encoding elongation factor G — MARKTPIERYRNIGICAHVDAGKTTTTERILFYTGLSHKIGEVHDGAATMDWMEQEQERGITITSAATTTFWRGMEAQFPEHRVNIIDTPGHVDFTIEVERSLRVLDGAVVVFCGSSGVEPQSETVWRQADKYHVPRMVFVNKMDRAGADFLRVVDQIKNRLGANPVPIQLNVGAEDEFRGVIDLIKMKMINWNEADQGTSFTYEDIPADMIELAEEWRNHMVESAAEASEELMDKYLEEGELTEAEIKQALRTRTLNNEIVLATCGSAFKNKGVQAVLDAVIEFLPSPVDVPAIKGVDERENEVERHADDNEPFSALAFKIATDPFVGTLTFMRVYSGVVNSGDGVYNSVKEKKERFGRIVQMHANKREEVKEVRAGDIAAAIGLKDVTTGDTLCDQNHKVILERMEFPEPVIQIAVEPRSKADQEKMGIALGKLAAEDPSFRVETDDETGQTLISGMGELHLDIIVDRMKREFSVDCNVGKPQVAYRETIRGKAEVEGKFVRQSGGRGQYGHVWIKLEPSEPGEGFVFVDEIVGGVVPKEFINSVSKGIEEQMNSGVLAGYPVLDIKATLFDGSYHDVDSSEMAFKIAGSMAFKKGALEAQPVILEPMMNVEVTTPEDWMGDVVGDLNRRRGIIEGMDEGVAGLKIIRAQVPLSEMFGYATDLRSATQGRASYSMEFHEYAEVPKNFADKIIAERGY, encoded by the coding sequence GTGGCTCGCAAAACTCCTATCGAGCGCTACCGTAACATCGGTATCTGTGCTCACGTAGATGCAGGTAAAACAACCACTACTGAACGTATTCTGTTCTACACTGGTCTGTCTCATAAAATCGGTGAAGTTCACGATGGTGCAGCAACCATGGACTGGATGGAGCAGGAGCAGGAGCGTGGTATCACTATCACTTCAGCTGCGACTACGACATTCTGGCGTGGTATGGAAGCACAATTCCCAGAGCATCGCGTAAATATCATTGATACCCCTGGACACGTTGACTTTACTATCGAAGTAGAGCGTTCTCTTCGTGTACTTGATGGTGCTGTGGTTGTGTTCTGTGGCTCTTCTGGTGTTGAACCTCAGTCTGAAACTGTATGGCGTCAAGCGGACAAATACCACGTTCCACGTATGGTGTTTGTGAACAAGATGGACCGTGCAGGCGCAGACTTCCTACGCGTTGTGGACCAAATCAAAAATCGTCTTGGTGCGAACCCTGTTCCAATCCAGCTTAACGTTGGTGCGGAAGATGAGTTCAGAGGTGTCATCGACCTTATCAAGATGAAAATGATCAACTGGAATGAAGCCGATCAAGGCACTTCGTTTACTTACGAAGACATCCCAGCTGACATGATCGAGCTTGCTGAAGAGTGGCGCAACCATATGGTTGAATCTGCTGCAGAAGCTAGCGAAGAGCTGATGGACAAGTACCTTGAAGAAGGTGAGCTGACTGAAGCTGAGATCAAACAAGCATTACGTACTCGCACACTAAATAACGAAATCGTACTGGCCACTTGTGGTAGTGCGTTTAAGAACAAAGGTGTTCAAGCGGTGCTCGATGCAGTGATCGAATTCTTGCCATCACCAGTCGATGTTCCTGCTATTAAAGGTGTCGATGAAAGAGAAAATGAAGTTGAGCGTCACGCTGACGACAACGAACCGTTCTCTGCGCTAGCGTTTAAGATCGCGACTGACCCATTTGTGGGTACGCTTACTTTCATGCGTGTTTACTCTGGTGTAGTAAACTCAGGTGATGGTGTCTACAACTCTGTAAAAGAGAAGAAAGAGCGTTTTGGTCGTATCGTGCAGATGCATGCCAACAAGCGTGAAGAAGTTAAAGAAGTTCGCGCTGGTGATATCGCCGCTGCTATTGGTCTGAAAGACGTAACCACAGGTGACACTCTGTGTGACCAGAACCACAAAGTGATTCTGGAACGCATGGAATTCCCTGAGCCAGTTATTCAGATTGCTGTAGAACCTCGTTCTAAGGCAGACCAAGAAAAAATGGGTATCGCGCTGGGTAAACTGGCTGCGGAAGATCCATCATTCCGCGTGGAAACGGACGACGAAACAGGTCAGACTCTGATCTCTGGTATGGGTGAACTTCACCTGGATATCATCGTTGACCGTATGAAACGTGAATTCAGCGTTGACTGTAACGTTGGTAAACCTCAGGTTGCTTACCGTGAAACCATTCGTGGTAAAGCGGAAGTGGAAGGTAAGTTTGTTCGCCAATCAGGTGGTCGTGGTCAATACGGTCATGTCTGGATCAAACTTGAGCCTTCAGAACCTGGTGAAGGTTTCGTATTCGTAGACGAAATCGTGGGTGGTGTGGTTCCTAAGGAATTCATCAACTCGGTATCGAAAGGTATCGAAGAGCAAATGAATAGTGGTGTTCTAGCGGGTTACCCTGTACTAGATATTAAAGCTACACTATTTGATGGTTCTTACCATGATGTAGACTCAAGTGAGATGGCGTTTAAGATCGCTGGCTCAATGGCATTCAAGAAAGGTGCACTAGAAGCGCAGCCTGTGATTCTGGAACCAATGATGAATGTCGAAGTAACCACTCCGGAAGATTGGATGGGTGACGTTGTTGGTGACCTAAACCGTCGTCGCGGTATTATCGAAGGTATGGACGAAGGTGTGGCTGGTCTGAAGATCATCCGTGCTCAAGTGCCACTGTCTGAGATGTTTGGTTATGCAACTGACCTGCGTTCTGCAACTCAAGGCCGTGCGTCTTACTCTATGGAGTTTCACGAGTACGCTGAAGTGCCGAAAAACTTCGCAGATAAAATTATTGCAGAGCGTGGTTACTAA
- a CDS encoding transcriptional regulator, whose amino-acid sequence MTTTETINAEMLLEMESVNVMPFTEHDKIILRSYEAVVDGIASLIGPFCEIVLHSLEDLNTSAIKIANGENTGRQVGSPITDLALKMLKDIEGSERNFSRSYFTRAKGGVLMKSITVAIRNGENRVIGLLCINVNLDAPFSQVLQSFMPTQEAKEAASSVNFASDVEELVDQTVERTIEEINADKSVSNNTKNRQIVMELYDKGIFDIKDAINRVADRLNISKHTVYLYIRQRKTEDETE is encoded by the coding sequence ATGACAACTACAGAAACAATAAATGCGGAGATGTTGCTTGAAATGGAGTCCGTTAACGTGATGCCATTTACTGAGCACGATAAAATCATCTTGAGGTCTTATGAAGCGGTCGTTGATGGTATTGCCAGTCTGATTGGTCCGTTCTGTGAAATCGTTCTTCACTCTCTGGAAGATCTGAATACCTCTGCGATTAAAATTGCCAATGGTGAAAATACTGGCCGTCAGGTTGGTTCACCTATCACAGATTTAGCACTGAAAATGCTCAAAGACATTGAAGGCTCTGAGCGTAATTTCTCTCGTTCGTACTTTACGCGTGCGAAAGGCGGCGTGTTGATGAAGTCAATCACGGTCGCTATCCGTAATGGCGAGAACCGTGTTATTGGCTTGCTATGTATTAACGTCAATCTGGATGCGCCATTCTCGCAAGTGTTGCAATCTTTTATGCCAACACAAGAGGCCAAAGAGGCGGCATCATCGGTGAACTTCGCCAGTGATGTTGAAGAGCTGGTGGACCAAACGGTTGAGCGAACAATAGAAGAGATCAATGCGGACAAGTCGGTATCAAACAACACCAAGAACCGTCAGATCGTAATGGAACTGTACGACAAAGGTATTTTTGATATCAAAGATGCGATTAACCGCGTAGCAGATCGCCTGAATATCTCTAAGCACACGGTCTATTTGTACATTCGTCAGCGTAAAACTGAGGACGAAACCGAGTGA
- the slyD gene encoding peptidylprolyl isomerase, producing MKIEKNVVASLAYKVMLEDGVVVDQSTTEAPLDYLHGHNNLITGLEKELEGKVAGDKFSATVAPEDAYGEHNDALVQRVPAEVFQGVDQIEVGMRFLADTDQGPIPVEVTEVDGEEVVVDGNHMLAGQTLTFEVEVVATREATAEEIEHGHIHQGGSCGHDHDHDHDHEGGCCGGGSCGSH from the coding sequence ATGAAAATCGAAAAGAACGTTGTTGCAAGCCTTGCATATAAAGTAATGTTGGAAGACGGTGTTGTTGTTGATCAATCAACGACTGAAGCACCTCTTGATTACCTTCACGGTCACAACAACCTAATCACAGGTCTTGAAAAAGAACTTGAAGGCAAAGTGGCAGGCGACAAGTTCTCTGCAACTGTAGCTCCTGAAGATGCTTACGGCGAGCACAACGATGCGCTTGTTCAACGCGTTCCTGCAGAAGTTTTCCAGGGTGTTGATCAAATTGAAGTGGGTATGCGTTTCCTAGCGGATACTGACCAAGGTCCAATCCCTGTAGAAGTAACAGAAGTAGACGGCGAAGAAGTAGTTGTGGATGGTAACCACATGCTTGCTGGTCAAACACTGACGTTTGAAGTTGAAGTGGTAGCAACTCGCGAAGCAACGGCAGAAGAGATCGAACACGGTCACATCCACCAAGGTGGCAGCTGTGGTCATGACCATGATCACGACCACGATCATGAAGGCGGCTGTTGTGGTGGCGGTAGCTGCGGTTCTCACTAA
- the kefG gene encoding glutathione-regulated potassium-efflux system ancillary protein KefG — protein sequence MAVTASIPPRVLVIYAHPEPDKSIANQVMIKRVQSLDHVTVHDLYGAYPDFFIDVNNEHDLLKEHDVIVFHHPLYMYSCPALLKEWLDRVLGKGFAFGDGCALKGKYWRSVITTGGKEEAFSTKGYNKYPLEQILQPFELTAALCQMHWLEPLVLYWSRNVSDIERYEHAEQYRRWLGDPLKDWNAANEQGVQHGSHQ from the coding sequence TTGGCTGTAACAGCGTCTATTCCCCCAAGAGTTCTGGTTATCTATGCTCACCCAGAGCCAGATAAATCCATTGCCAATCAAGTGATGATAAAGAGAGTTCAATCACTTGATCATGTAACGGTGCACGATTTGTATGGTGCTTATCCGGACTTCTTTATCGATGTTAACAACGAGCATGATCTCTTAAAGGAACATGATGTGATCGTATTTCATCATCCTCTTTATATGTACTCCTGTCCTGCTTTGTTAAAAGAGTGGTTGGATCGCGTGCTTGGTAAAGGCTTTGCGTTTGGCGATGGTTGCGCTCTGAAAGGGAAATACTGGCGCAGCGTGATCACCACGGGCGGCAAAGAGGAAGCATTCAGTACTAAAGGCTACAACAAATATCCGTTAGAGCAGATTCTTCAGCCATTTGAGTTGACTGCGGCACTGTGTCAAATGCATTGGCTGGAACCACTGGTTCTGTATTGGTCACGAAATGTCTCCGATATTGAGCGTTATGAGCATGCAGAGCAGTATCGTCGATGGTTGGGTGATCCTTTGAAAGACTGGAACGCAGCAAACGAACAGGGAGTTCAGCATGGCAGTCACCAGTGA
- the tusD gene encoding sulfurtransferase complex subunit TusD, with product MSGLTYTLLVNGPVYGSQSARSAYQFAKAVVEQGHTVVSVFFYQEGVSNGSALSVPANDEFDLNKAWQVFAEEHSVRLETCVAAALRRGIVSEEEANQHGLTQHNLAQGFTQAGLGSLAEAMLTQDRVVQF from the coding sequence GTGAGTGGATTAACTTACACTCTGCTTGTCAATGGCCCGGTGTACGGTAGCCAGTCTGCCCGCAGCGCCTATCAATTTGCCAAAGCGGTGGTTGAGCAAGGGCATACGGTAGTGAGTGTGTTTTTCTACCAAGAGGGCGTGAGCAATGGTAGCGCACTGAGTGTACCTGCCAACGATGAATTCGATTTGAATAAAGCATGGCAAGTCTTCGCTGAGGAGCACAGCGTGCGCCTTGAAACTTGCGTGGCAGCGGCATTGCGTCGCGGCATTGTGAGTGAAGAAGAAGCCAACCAGCACGGCTTAACTCAACACAATTTAGCGCAAGGTTTTACTCAGGCAGGATTAGGCAGTTTAGCCGAAGCCATGCTAACCCAGGACCGAGTGGTGCAGTTTTGA
- a CDS encoding isoaspartyl peptidase/L-asparaginase, protein MNKPFSIAIHGGAGTILREQMNDSLQQAILTDLENAAKAGHQMLAKGGASLDAVVAAVKVLEDSPHFNAGKGSVLTHNEMVEMDASIMDGSNLAAGAVAGVRHIKNPIELAGDVMQKSDHVLLVGEGAEIFAFEHGHQYTEQDYFFTDRRYEQLISMREKGEFALSESRFPDDRKHGTVGAVALDQHGNLAAATSTGGVTNKKYGRIGDSALIGCGTVAENGVVAVSTTGMGEFFIRKRVAEDVAARIRYLKEDVHTACEAVIQGDLKAMGGEGGLIAIDAEGELHFAMNSSGMYRAGINTQGELSVKIYADE, encoded by the coding sequence ATGAACAAACCATTTTCCATTGCCATCCATGGTGGTGCGGGCACGATATTGCGTGAACAAATGAATGATTCACTGCAACAGGCTATTTTGACGGATTTGGAAAATGCGGCCAAAGCGGGTCATCAGATGTTGGCGAAGGGCGGAGCGTCACTTGATGCGGTCGTTGCAGCAGTAAAAGTGCTGGAAGACTCCCCTCACTTCAATGCTGGTAAAGGGTCAGTGTTAACCCACAATGAAATGGTTGAGATGGACGCTTCGATCATGGATGGCAGCAATTTGGCTGCTGGTGCGGTGGCGGGCGTAAGGCATATTAAAAATCCTATTGAGCTGGCTGGTGATGTGATGCAAAAGAGCGATCATGTTTTACTGGTTGGCGAGGGGGCTGAAATCTTTGCCTTTGAGCATGGACACCAATATACCGAACAAGATTACTTCTTTACCGACCGACGTTACGAACAGTTGATCTCGATGCGAGAGAAAGGGGAGTTTGCGCTTTCTGAGTCTCGTTTTCCGGATGATCGTAAACACGGAACGGTCGGTGCGGTTGCTTTGGATCAGCATGGTAACTTAGCGGCGGCGACCAGCACTGGTGGAGTGACGAACAAAAAATACGGTCGGATTGGTGATTCAGCGCTGATCGGCTGTGGAACCGTGGCTGAAAACGGTGTGGTTGCGGTTTCTACCACGGGCATGGGCGAGTTCTTTATTCGTAAACGCGTCGCAGAAGATGTGGCGGCTCGGATACGCTATCTCAAAGAAGATGTACATACTGCGTGTGAGGCCGTGATTCAGGGCGATCTGAAAGCCATGGGTGGGGAAGGTGGTTTGATTGCTATTGATGCCGAGGGAGAACTGCATTTTGCGATGAACAGTTCCGGCATGTACCGGGCGGGCATCAACACTCAAGGCGAGTTGAGTGTAAAAATCTATGCGGATGAATAG
- the rpsG gene encoding 30S ribosomal protein S7 has protein sequence MPRRRVIGQRKILPDPKFKSELLAKFVNILMVDGKKSTAEKIVYTALDAMAEKSGKDHLAIFEEALENVRPAVEVKSRRVGGSTYQVPVEVRPVRRNALAMRWLVEAARKRGEKSMAQRLAAEMLDASENKGTAVKKREDVHRMADANKAFAHYRW, from the coding sequence ATGCCACGTCGTCGCGTCATTGGTCAGCGTAAGATCCTTCCAGATCCAAAATTCAAATCTGAATTGCTGGCAAAATTCGTTAACATCCTAATGGTTGACGGTAAAAAATCTACTGCAGAGAAAATCGTTTACACTGCACTAGATGCTATGGCTGAAAAGTCTGGTAAAGACCACTTAGCTATTTTTGAAGAAGCTCTTGAAAACGTACGCCCTGCGGTAGAAGTTAAATCTCGCCGTGTTGGTGGTTCAACTTACCAAGTACCTGTAGAAGTTCGTCCGGTTCGCCGTAACGCACTTGCTATGCGTTGGTTGGTTGAAGCTGCGCGCAAGCGTGGTGAAAAATCTATGGCTCAACGCCTAGCTGCTGAAATGCTAGACGCGTCTGAGAACAAAGGTACTGCGGTTAAGAAACGTGAAGACGTTCACCGCATGGCTGACGCAAACAAAGCGTTCGCTCATTACCGCTGGTAA
- a CDS encoding YheV family putative zinc ribbon protein, producing MKIKKRFIAGASCPQCSQQDTLRWWIENNIELVECVECDYTEQRKPQSVEKNKHSGQEMIGIFKPE from the coding sequence GTGAAAATTAAAAAACGTTTTATTGCTGGTGCAAGTTGTCCACAGTGCAGCCAGCAAGATACCCTACGCTGGTGGATAGAGAACAACATTGAGTTGGTAGAGTGCGTTGAGTGTGATTATACAGAGCAGCGTAAACCGCAATCTGTAGAGAAAAATAAACACTCAGGGCAGGAAATGATTGGGATTTTTAAGCCGGAGTAA
- the fkpA gene encoding FKBP-type peptidyl-prolyl cis-trans isomerase has translation MKSVLKVSLLAATVMLAVGCQKEETKAEEAAPQAEQVQAETGKAVHFKTDDDKAAYAIGVSFANYLSTSIEKPSEIGIDLNKDLVLKGIEDVFKGNAELNEEETRAALESLDKRVADKMQAQAAEKSAAAKKAGDDFRAEFEKQEGVVKTESGLLYQVMTPAEGEKPKDTDTVQVHYKGTLTDGTQFDSSYDRGEPATFPLNRVIPGWTEGVQLMPVGSKFKFVIPPELAYGDQDTPSIPANSTLVFEVELLKVENDKAE, from the coding sequence ATGAAATCAGTTTTAAAAGTGTCGCTACTTGCTGCAACAGTAATGCTAGCGGTAGGCTGTCAGAAAGAAGAAACAAAAGCAGAAGAAGCTGCACCTCAAGCTGAGCAAGTTCAAGCAGAAACTGGCAAAGCAGTTCACTTTAAAACCGACGATGACAAAGCGGCGTACGCAATTGGCGTTTCATTTGCTAACTACCTAAGCACTAGCATCGAGAAACCAAGCGAAATCGGCATCGACCTAAACAAAGACCTTGTTCTTAAAGGTATTGAAGATGTATTCAAAGGCAACGCTGAGCTAAATGAAGAAGAAACTCGCGCAGCGCTAGAATCTCTGGATAAGCGTGTAGCAGACAAGATGCAAGCGCAAGCGGCTGAGAAATCGGCTGCAGCTAAGAAAGCTGGCGATGATTTCCGCGCTGAGTTTGAGAAGCAAGAAGGCGTAGTGAAAACGGAATCTGGCTTGCTTTATCAAGTGATGACGCCTGCAGAAGGCGAGAAGCCAAAAGATACTGACACCGTACAGGTTCACTACAAAGGGACACTGACTGATGGTACTCAGTTCGACAGCTCTTACGATCGTGGCGAGCCAGCAACGTTCCCGCTAAATCGTGTTATCCCGGGTTGGACAGAAGGCGTTCAGCTAATGCCAGTGGGTTCTAAATTCAAGTTCGTTATCCCGCCAGAGCTAGCTTACGGTGACCAAGACACGCCGAGCATTCCTGCTAACTCAACGCTAGTATTCGAAGTTGAGCTGCTAAAAGTAGAGAATGATAAAGCTGAGTAA
- a CDS encoding SlyX family protein, whose amino-acid sequence MTEKLIQQLEARVNDLECQAAFQEQTIEDLNAALSQQQLLITKMQDQMKYVVGKVKNMDSSNMEDPANEPPPPHY is encoded by the coding sequence ATGACAGAAAAACTTATTCAGCAACTGGAAGCGCGCGTTAATGACCTTGAGTGTCAGGCTGCGTTCCAAGAACAGACGATTGAAGATCTGAACGCCGCATTATCTCAGCAGCAATTGCTGATTACTAAGATGCAAGATCAGATGAAATACGTGGTAGGCAAAGTGAAAAATATGGATTCATCAAATATGGAAGATCCAGCCAATGAGCCACCACCACCACACTACTAA
- the tusB gene encoding sulfurtransferase complex subunit TusB has product MLHIIKTVSALEGAVTLLSEQDDVLLIEDAVYAANPQHQAFHYVKSAAVFALESDIQARGLGNRISPSVTVVTYTGFVELTVKQDKSLTWD; this is encoded by the coding sequence ATGTTACATATCATCAAAACCGTCTCTGCCTTAGAAGGTGCTGTGACACTGCTTAGTGAGCAAGACGACGTACTACTCATTGAAGATGCCGTGTACGCTGCAAACCCGCAGCATCAAGCTTTCCACTACGTTAAGAGCGCCGCTGTCTTCGCTCTAGAGAGCGATATTCAAGCCAGAGGTCTGGGGAATCGCATCAGTCCTTCCGTTACCGTAGTGACCTATACTGGCTTCGTTGAATTGACCGTAAAACAAGATAAATCCCTTACTTGGGATTGA
- the rpsL gene encoding 30S ribosomal protein S12, whose translation MATINQLVRKPRAKQVVKSNVPALEACPQKRGVCTRVYTTTPKKPNSALRKVCRVRLTNGFEVTSYIGGEGHNLQEHSVVLIRGGRVKDLPGVRYHTVRGALDCAGVNDRKQGRSKYGVKRPKS comes from the coding sequence ATGGCAACTATTAACCAGTTGGTACGTAAGCCACGTGCAAAGCAAGTTGTTAAAAGCAACGTGCCTGCACTAGAAGCGTGCCCACAAAAACGTGGTGTATGTACTCGTGTTTACACTACTACACCTAAAAAACCTAACTCAGCACTTCGTAAAGTTTGTCGTGTTCGTCTGACAAACGGTTTCGAAGTTACTTCGTACATCGGCGGTGAAGGTCACAACCTTCAAGAGCACTCAGTTGTTCTAATCCGTGGTGGTCGTGTTAAAGACCTTCCAGGTGTGCGTTACCACACTGTTCGCGGCGCACTAGACTGTGCTGGCGTAAATGACCGTAAACAAGGTCGTTCTAAGTACGGTGTGAAGCGTCCTAAGTCTTAA
- the kefB gene encoding glutathione-regulated potassium-efflux system protein KefB, with product MAVTSEFLQSSVVFLSAAVIAVPLAQRFGLGSVLGYLLAGVLIGPWGLGLISDVDAILHFAELGVVLLLFLIGLELNPKKLWQMRGPILGLGGAQVVVTTFVIGSIVSLFGLSMQVSLVIGMGLALSSTAIALRVIEEQGLNGTETGQSGFAVLLFQDIAVIPMLAILPLLAGGQTGGDWLDVLTVLGSVIALLIGGHFLLRPLFRFVVMSGVRELFTVAALLVVLGISVVMQKLGLSMALGTFLAGVLLAESEYRHELEIAIEPFKGLLLGLFFIAVGMAVNLGLLALQPLEILAAVVALVSVKGLALYALARAARVRTKARSRMAAILSQGGEFAFVIFTAASQEGILSQQQVAFLLVVVSLSMVTTPLLLMGQKKWFAHTLNQEEESVTSNVIDRRPRVIIAGFGRFGQVVGRLMYANKIKVTVLESDASQIHLLRKYGYKVFYGDATQIDLLRAAGADKAEALVICTDSPDEVMAIVDICRAHFPKLKLLARARSRVEAYQLMSHGVQNYSRETFLGALDLGRQTLVELGMHPYQAKRAEAHFRKLDNAMLKDLLPQHSEDKKLAQRAKEARKELEEIFGREMESDHQSPNHWK from the coding sequence ATGGCAGTCACCAGTGAGTTTCTTCAAAGCAGTGTGGTGTTCCTTTCCGCCGCTGTTATCGCTGTGCCTCTCGCGCAGCGATTCGGGTTGGGATCAGTGCTGGGCTACCTGTTAGCCGGTGTCTTGATTGGCCCATGGGGGTTAGGGCTGATCAGTGATGTAGATGCCATTTTGCACTTTGCTGAGCTCGGGGTGGTATTGCTACTGTTCTTAATTGGCCTCGAATTGAACCCCAAAAAATTGTGGCAGATGCGAGGGCCGATTCTAGGACTAGGTGGCGCACAGGTTGTGGTGACCACATTTGTTATCGGCAGTATTGTCAGTTTGTTCGGGCTGAGCATGCAAGTGAGCTTGGTGATTGGGATGGGACTGGCGCTGTCTTCAACCGCTATTGCTCTGAGAGTGATTGAAGAGCAAGGGCTGAATGGCACGGAAACGGGGCAGTCAGGCTTTGCCGTTCTTCTGTTTCAGGATATTGCCGTCATCCCGATGTTGGCGATATTGCCCCTTTTAGCAGGTGGGCAGACAGGCGGTGATTGGTTGGATGTATTGACGGTGCTGGGCAGTGTGATTGCATTGCTGATTGGAGGCCACTTCTTGCTACGCCCTTTGTTTCGGTTCGTCGTCATGAGTGGCGTGCGTGAGCTATTTACCGTTGCAGCTTTATTGGTTGTTCTGGGCATTTCGGTTGTGATGCAGAAGCTGGGCTTATCGATGGCGCTTGGCACCTTTCTGGCTGGTGTACTACTGGCGGAAAGTGAATATCGTCATGAGTTAGAGATAGCTATCGAGCCTTTCAAAGGTTTGCTGCTCGGATTGTTTTTTATCGCGGTTGGAATGGCGGTGAACCTTGGCTTACTGGCGCTACAACCCTTAGAGATCCTCGCTGCGGTTGTGGCGTTGGTATCAGTGAAAGGGTTGGCTCTTTACGCACTGGCGCGTGCTGCTCGAGTGAGAACAAAAGCACGTAGCCGTATGGCGGCCATCTTGAGCCAGGGCGGTGAATTTGCCTTCGTTATTTTTACCGCTGCAAGTCAGGAAGGTATTTTATCCCAACAACAGGTCGCTTTTTTGTTGGTTGTGGTCAGCTTATCAATGGTGACCACGCCTCTACTGTTGATGGGGCAGAAGAAGTGGTTTGCTCACACGCTTAACCAAGAAGAGGAAAGTGTCACCAGTAATGTGATCGACCGCCGTCCACGGGTAATCATCGCAGGGTTTGGTCGTTTCGGTCAGGTCGTCGGGCGCTTAATGTATGCCAACAAAATTAAAGTGACCGTCTTAGAAAGTGATGCGAGCCAAATTCATCTGCTACGTAAATATGGTTACAAAGTGTTTTATGGCGATGCAACCCAGATCGATTTGCTGCGTGCAGCAGGCGCGGATAAAGCGGAAGCGCTGGTGATTTGTACTGATTCGCCAGATGAAGTCATGGCGATTGTTGACATCTGCCGGGCACATTTTCCCAAACTCAAATTGCTTGCTCGTGCCCGAAGCCGGGTTGAAGCCTACCAACTGATGAGCCATGGTGTGCAAAATTACTCGCGTGAAACCTTCTTAGGGGCACTGGACCTTGGTCGCCAGACGCTTGTAGAACTCGGTATGCACCCATATCAAGCAAAGCGGGCAGAAGCACATTTTCGTAAGTTAGATAATGCTATGCTTAAAGACTTACTGCCTCAACACAGTGAAGATAAGAAACTCGCTCAAAGAGCGAAAGAAGCTCGTAAAGAGTTGGAAGAAATTTTTGGTCGTGAAATGGAAAGCGATCATCAGTCGCCCAATCATTGGAAGTAG
- the tusC gene encoding sulfurtransferase complex subunit TusC, which translates to MSQLTYLFRSAPHGQSAGREGVDALLAASAYCEDISVIFIGDGVYQLLLGQDPSAILSKDYAPMLKLFDLYDIEQVFVCSDSLAQRGVAQADLVIDAQALTLEQVKQKLQQAGKLLSF; encoded by the coding sequence TTGAGCCAGTTAACTTATTTATTTCGTAGCGCGCCTCACGGCCAGTCTGCTGGACGAGAGGGGGTTGATGCCCTGCTTGCCGCTTCCGCCTATTGTGAAGACATCAGCGTGATATTTATCGGCGATGGTGTTTACCAGCTTTTGCTAGGGCAAGACCCATCGGCCATTTTAAGCAAAGATTACGCACCCATGCTTAAGTTGTTTGATCTGTATGATATCGAACAAGTGTTCGTTTGCTCTGATTCACTAGCGCAGAGAGGGGTAGCACAAGCTGACCTGGTCATCGATGCACAGGCGTTAACGCTTGAACAAGTAAAACAGAAACTGCAACAAGCAGGCAAACTACTGTCATTCTGA